A window of the Streptomyces finlayi genome harbors these coding sequences:
- a CDS encoding TAXI family TRAP transporter solute-binding subunit translates to MLSVLSRFDRRRTLKGGAAVTVVLGLLLWWVLPLGESSPTGTLTFSTGVRNGVYQRYGERLEAALAKDMPEVSITLQTSEGSQQNIERVATGKADFTIATADAVANFMQNGRPGAQRLRACARLYDDYIQLVVPRDSDVQTVADLKGKRVGVGQPGSGVRLVADRLMSAADLDPAKSITPVPVGIDTMPARLANGTLDAFFWSGGLPTNAVQELSERLPIRLVPLEDPLIARLQAVGGSTRYYRSAVMPADAYLNAQQGQAVPTVAVANLLVTTDRTDPAMTEAFTRTVIDSRDRIGREVHSAQVVDLRTAIYTDPLPLHEGAGRYYRSVKP, encoded by the coding sequence ATGCTCTCCGTACTGTCCCGGTTCGACCGCCGACGCACCCTTAAGGGCGGTGCGGCCGTGACGGTCGTCCTGGGCCTGCTCCTGTGGTGGGTGCTCCCCCTGGGTGAGTCCTCGCCCACGGGGACACTGACCTTCTCCACAGGGGTGCGCAACGGGGTCTACCAGCGCTATGGCGAGCGCCTCGAAGCGGCGCTCGCCAAGGACATGCCCGAGGTGTCCATCACGCTTCAGACCAGTGAGGGCTCCCAGCAGAACATCGAGCGGGTGGCGACGGGGAAGGCGGACTTCACCATCGCCACCGCCGACGCCGTCGCGAACTTCATGCAGAACGGCAGACCAGGAGCTCAGCGCCTGCGCGCCTGCGCCCGGCTGTACGACGACTACATACAGCTGGTCGTCCCCCGCGACTCGGACGTGCAGACGGTCGCCGACCTGAAGGGGAAACGAGTGGGTGTGGGGCAGCCCGGATCAGGGGTGCGGCTCGTCGCGGACCGGCTGATGAGCGCCGCCGACCTCGATCCGGCCAAGAGCATCACTCCGGTGCCGGTCGGCATCGACACCATGCCGGCCCGCCTGGCGAACGGCACGCTCGACGCCTTCTTCTGGTCCGGCGGCCTGCCGACGAACGCCGTGCAGGAACTGTCGGAGCGCCTGCCCATCCGGCTGGTGCCGCTGGAGGACCCGCTGATCGCCCGGCTCCAGGCCGTCGGCGGTTCGACCCGGTACTACCGCTCGGCCGTGATGCCGGCCGACGCCTACCTCAACGCCCAGCAGGGGCAGGCCGTGCCGACGGTCGCGGTCGCCAATCTGCTGGTCACCACGGACCGTACGGACCCCGCGATGACCGAGGCGTTCACCCGGACCGTGATCGACAGCCGCGACCGCATCGGACGTGAGGTGCACTCGGCGCAGGTCGTGGATCTGCGGACGGCCATCTACACCGATCCGCTGCCGCTGCACGAAGGCGCCGGGCGCTACTACCGGTCGGTCAAGCCGTAG
- a CDS encoding antitoxin, translating into MGFLDNLKAKLAPAKDKVGDLAHQHGGKIEQGLDKAARTVDQKTKGKYSDKIVTGTQKAKDAVDRMGHKDGGGTKPPAA; encoded by the coding sequence ATGGGTTTCCTCGACAACCTCAAGGCCAAGCTCGCTCCGGCCAAGGACAAGGTAGGCGACCTCGCGCACCAGCACGGGGGCAAGATCGAGCAAGGCCTCGACAAGGCCGCGCGCACGGTCGATCAGAAGACCAAGGGCAAGTACAGCGACAAGATCGTGACCGGCACCCAGAAGGCCAAGGACGCCGTGGACCGGATGGGCCATAAGGACGGGGGCGGCACCAAGCCGCCCGCTGCCTGA
- a CDS encoding DUF317 domain-containing protein codes for MTTPALDAHVRLDSHPTHSSAVTASLTGAQAHIAHLALEADGWTPVGENILVLARIDSEEPYWAQQAASALNVAGITTEITPGLREAIDEEWTWANYPMPWCTRSEIREVSAEAQKIHDDIRHGHLLIHAHAQDGHTTVAVGTYLSGGKSVYLHGENHLRQIADTFDSPAQALVAFEKMHGDTMRPGPARMTDTERAAAKAQTQLGAPAVEPEPPSPGPETVPVYAGDVSDHDALLDTFLDAHSDWSKWRTWSDETTHAIHEDQTLRIELIHESPADDTAWTVAAYETPVSDRMWALTATGATPAPVLQELLDDLADGEWDTAVGTPVDEKTVTTATQPLTDAGWNHTVDGRWIRWTTPAGDAGVQFDAFAAQHHPEQALATWTVWAGPNPDRPTWTLHASPHTPSSLLANLSENLAHGTGTHQAQAIGHERRANLAASPPTIPAPKAGPAVSRTR; via the coding sequence GTGACGACACCCGCCCTCGACGCGCACGTCCGCCTCGACAGCCACCCCACCCACTCCAGTGCCGTGACCGCCTCCCTGACCGGCGCCCAGGCCCACATCGCCCACCTGGCGCTGGAGGCCGACGGCTGGACCCCAGTCGGCGAGAACATCCTCGTCCTGGCCCGCATCGACAGCGAGGAGCCCTACTGGGCACAGCAGGCCGCCAGCGCCCTGAACGTCGCGGGGATCACCACCGAGATCACCCCCGGGCTGCGGGAGGCGATCGACGAGGAGTGGACCTGGGCCAACTATCCGATGCCCTGGTGCACCCGCAGCGAGATCCGTGAAGTCTCAGCCGAGGCCCAGAAGATTCACGACGACATCCGCCACGGCCATCTCCTCATCCACGCCCACGCCCAGGACGGCCACACCACCGTCGCGGTCGGCACGTACCTCAGCGGCGGGAAGAGCGTCTACCTTCACGGCGAGAATCACCTGCGGCAGATCGCCGACACCTTCGACTCGCCCGCCCAAGCCCTTGTCGCCTTCGAGAAGATGCACGGTGACACCATGCGTCCCGGCCCGGCACGCATGACCGACACCGAACGCGCTGCCGCTAAAGCCCAAACCCAGCTCGGCGCACCGGCTGTCGAGCCCGAGCCGCCGAGCCCAGGACCAGAGACCGTCCCGGTGTATGCCGGCGACGTCAGCGATCACGATGCCCTTCTGGACACCTTCCTCGACGCTCACAGCGACTGGTCGAAGTGGAGGACCTGGTCCGACGAGACCACCCACGCCATCCACGAAGACCAGACCCTGCGCATCGAGCTCATCCACGAATCGCCCGCCGACGACACCGCCTGGACCGTAGCGGCCTACGAGACACCGGTCTCCGACCGCATGTGGGCCCTCACCGCCACCGGCGCCACCCCCGCCCCCGTGCTGCAGGAACTGCTGGATGACCTCGCCGACGGCGAGTGGGACACCGCCGTCGGCACGCCGGTGGACGAGAAGACCGTCACCACCGCCACGCAGCCCCTTACCGACGCCGGGTGGAACCACACCGTAGACGGGCGATGGATCCGCTGGACAACCCCCGCCGGGGACGCCGGAGTCCAGTTCGACGCCTTCGCCGCCCAACATCATCCGGAACAGGCCCTCGCCACCTGGACTGTCTGGGCCGGCCCGAACCCCGACCGCCCCACCTGGACCCTCCACGCATCTCCGCACACCCCCAGCTCACTGCTGGCCAACCTCTCCGAGAACCTCGCCCACGGAACCGGCACCCACCAGGCGCAGGCCATCGGCCACGAACGCAGAGCCAACCTCGCCGCCTCACCGCCGACAATCCCAGCACCCAAGGCCGGCCCTGCAGTCAGCCGTACACGCTGA
- a CDS encoding DUF5655 domain-containing protein — protein MSGLKLFNTKSGVTEVTPRLADVEADVQSLVEAHMETLLGVRFLASEYSTGPVHGGRIDSLGLDENGSPVIVEYKRGVDAGVINQGLFYLSWLVDHRREFEHLVRDRLGVTAAAQVLWSGPRLICIAGDFTRYDVHAVREHRRSIDLVRYRLFGSELLGLETVASVSVRTPTARRAQRQTLVGGRSEPMDELVRAVDEALLGLGNGVNRIQRKQYRAYQRLRNFACVCPPQRSKLLVYLKADPKAVDLIPGFTRNVTGLGHHGTGDLEVQLRTPRDVERAEDLFRASYAAA, from the coding sequence GTGTCGGGCCTGAAGCTGTTCAACACAAAGAGCGGCGTGACCGAGGTCACGCCGCGTCTTGCTGATGTCGAGGCGGATGTGCAGAGCCTCGTCGAGGCGCACATGGAGACGTTGCTGGGTGTCCGATTCCTGGCGAGCGAGTACAGCACCGGGCCGGTCCACGGCGGTCGGATCGACTCGCTCGGTCTCGACGAGAACGGCTCACCGGTCATCGTGGAGTACAAGCGTGGCGTCGATGCCGGCGTCATCAACCAGGGCTTGTTCTACCTCTCGTGGCTGGTGGACCACCGCCGCGAGTTCGAGCACCTGGTCCGCGACCGGCTCGGGGTGACGGCTGCGGCCCAGGTGCTCTGGAGCGGACCGCGGTTGATCTGTATCGCCGGCGACTTCACGCGCTACGACGTGCACGCGGTCCGTGAGCACCGGCGCAGCATCGACCTGGTGCGCTACCGCCTTTTCGGCAGCGAGCTGCTGGGCCTTGAGACCGTGGCGTCAGTCAGCGTCCGGACACCGACAGCCCGCCGGGCGCAACGGCAGACGCTCGTCGGTGGTCGGAGTGAGCCGATGGACGAGCTGGTACGGGCGGTTGACGAGGCACTGCTGGGCCTGGGGAACGGCGTGAACCGCATCCAGCGCAAGCAATACCGGGCGTATCAGCGTCTGCGGAACTTCGCCTGCGTCTGCCCGCCACAGCGGAGCAAACTCCTCGTCTACCTCAAGGCCGACCCAAAAGCGGTCGATCTCATTCCCGGGTTCACCCGGAACGTGACGGGACTCGGCCACCACGGCACGGGCGACCTGGAGGTGCAGCTGCGCACCCCGCGGGACGTGGAGCGTGCCGAGGATCTGTTCCGGGCGAGCTACGCAGCAGCCTGA
- a CDS encoding DNA cytosine methyltransferase, which yields MIVDLFAGPGGWSRALGVLGVRDVGLEWDEWACKTRVAASQLTVRTDVAMYPTWPFIGRTRGLIASPPCQAWSMAGKRLGLVDQPLVHEAVENLAAGRDIRERLLAACRDERSLLAAEPMRYLHALNAVGEPEWVAMEEVPDVLPLWKQYAAVLRSWGFSTWCGILNAADYGVPQTRRRAILLASRVRTAQPPTPTHAQVGEPDSLFGPGRTRWVSMAEALGWGATDRPVPTVCAGGGPGGGPEPFPSGSRKTLSDARERGTWTPRPDGIVLQSRREGAGWAARHGARENRAASAPAPTFTAEAHRWSWSLRSNNQANATIRSIEEPAGTLFFGHRANECTWIAEPPAAQQEDAASAPVPEPIRITAREAGTLQTFPANYPWAGNKGQQFSQIGNAVPPLLAAHLLAPHLNIALNPDDFTLAA from the coding sequence TTGATAGTTGATCTCTTCGCGGGTCCGGGTGGCTGGAGCAGAGCACTGGGAGTGCTCGGTGTTCGGGACGTCGGCCTGGAGTGGGACGAGTGGGCCTGCAAGACCCGGGTGGCCGCAAGCCAGTTGACGGTGCGGACCGACGTGGCGATGTATCCGACGTGGCCCTTCATCGGCCGTACCCGCGGGCTGATCGCGTCCCCTCCGTGCCAGGCATGGAGCATGGCCGGCAAGCGACTCGGCCTGGTGGACCAGCCGCTCGTACACGAGGCCGTCGAGAACCTCGCCGCCGGCCGCGACATTCGCGAACGCCTCCTCGCCGCCTGCCGCGACGAGCGCTCCCTGCTCGCGGCGGAACCGATGCGCTACCTCCACGCCCTGAACGCCGTCGGCGAACCCGAGTGGGTCGCCATGGAGGAGGTCCCGGACGTCCTGCCCTTGTGGAAGCAGTACGCCGCCGTCCTGAGGTCCTGGGGCTTCTCGACCTGGTGCGGCATCCTGAACGCGGCCGACTACGGCGTACCGCAGACCCGCAGGCGGGCGATCCTGCTCGCTTCCCGGGTGCGCACTGCCCAGCCCCCCACTCCGACACACGCCCAAGTCGGCGAGCCTGACTCGCTGTTCGGGCCGGGCCGCACGCGCTGGGTCAGCATGGCCGAGGCTCTGGGATGGGGCGCCACCGACCGGCCCGTTCCCACCGTCTGCGCCGGCGGCGGACCCGGCGGCGGCCCCGAACCCTTCCCCTCCGGGTCCCGCAAGACCCTGTCCGACGCCCGGGAGCGGGGTACCTGGACACCGCGGCCGGACGGGATCGTCCTGCAGTCCCGCCGCGAAGGCGCCGGGTGGGCGGCCCGGCACGGGGCCCGCGAGAACCGGGCCGCGAGCGCTCCGGCGCCGACGTTCACCGCTGAGGCGCACCGCTGGTCCTGGTCCCTGCGGAGCAACAACCAGGCCAACGCCACCATCCGCTCCATCGAGGAGCCGGCGGGGACGCTGTTCTTCGGGCACCGCGCTAATGAATGCACCTGGATCGCCGAACCACCCGCCGCTCAGCAGGAAGACGCGGCGTCGGCGCCCGTCCCGGAGCCGATTCGTATCACCGCCCGCGAGGCCGGCACCCTGCAGACCTTCCCGGCGAACTACCCCTGGGCGGGCAACAAGGGCCAGCAGTTCTCGCAGATCGGCAACGCCGTGCCCCCGTTGCTCGCGGCCCACCTGCTCGCCCCGCACTTGAACATTGCCCTCAACCCCGACGACTTCACCCTGGCCGCCTGA
- a CDS encoding tryptophan synthase subunit alpha, protein MPDASQFLATVLAQPHPALGVFVPAGLHPPAAERRLIDALTRAGSGLIEIGLPSHSAPLDGPVIRAAYHQALRQGTDLARTLRAVEHAAGRAPTVVMAYWEPVQHEGPERLALACAAAGAAGVMVVDLPACMAGRWRDATQDAGLCAPRLVPRHTPGTGLASATAGASGWLYAPASTATTGYQGALDIPALGAFIQRLRAASPLPVVSGVGISTPGLAACVAPLVDAVVIGTPIVRALAADPAQAPSLIASFARALHPTSTTETRA, encoded by the coding sequence ATGCCCGACGCATCCCAGTTCCTTGCCACCGTTCTCGCCCAGCCCCATCCCGCCCTCGGCGTCTTCGTTCCGGCAGGGCTGCATCCACCCGCTGCCGAGCGTCGGCTCATCGACGCGCTCACCCGCGCAGGCAGCGGCCTGATTGAGATCGGACTGCCTTCACATTCCGCGCCCCTCGATGGGCCAGTCATACGGGCCGCCTACCACCAGGCCCTGCGGCAAGGAACCGATCTGGCCCGCACGTTGCGTGCAGTCGAGCACGCGGCGGGCCGGGCCCCGACGGTGGTGATGGCCTACTGGGAGCCCGTCCAGCACGAGGGTCCGGAGCGGCTGGCTCTCGCCTGTGCGGCAGCCGGGGCTGCCGGTGTGATGGTCGTCGATCTTCCCGCGTGCATGGCCGGACGCTGGCGCGACGCCACGCAGGACGCGGGCCTGTGCGCCCCACGCCTCGTTCCGCGCCACACCCCCGGCACCGGCCTCGCGAGCGCGACCGCCGGTGCGTCGGGATGGCTCTACGCGCCCGCCAGCACGGCCACCACCGGCTACCAGGGCGCCCTGGACATTCCAGCCCTCGGCGCCTTCATCCAGCGCCTTCGCGCAGCGAGCCCGCTGCCCGTGGTCTCGGGGGTGGGGATCTCCACCCCGGGCCTCGCAGCATGTGTCGCCCCGCTGGTGGACGCGGTCGTGATCGGCACCCCCATCGTCCGCGCCCTGGCCGCCGACCCCGCCCAAGCCCCCTCGCTGATCGCATCGTTCGCCCGGGCCCTTCACCCGACCAGCACCACGGAGACCCGTGCCTGA
- a CDS encoding DnaB-like helicase N-terminal domain-containing protein: protein MPRTPAPDEDDLDSIPPPHPVFYVEQALLGALLLDPQHLRDVTGIGPDAFSTAAHAALFTAIRSLPAPDPAEHAKNTKWLAAVLTAAREQARGLSAPYLHHLIQVCPWPRHAPAYARMVEAEHSRRRLAGAAQRLMHTAEDTTLPQRVAMTLAEADALATVVDEIAARFPPHAGSLPRTPTPEPTAAHDEDAVDEERLLLATATVHPSDVEQMRWLVPGDFTQPLHAGLWQSLITLTRRHAPVDPVTVLWEARQRGLLGPGAEPRELLELLAGPVGSPEHWGERVLQRSLLATTRHVGRRIEAFTNDPATTPYQLVVGSRRALADLSSLRTRWQHATSSPTPAQRTGRPKATKATAVPRAGPPRTTAPPAARSSR from the coding sequence ATGCCCCGCACTCCCGCACCCGACGAGGACGACCTCGACTCCATCCCGCCGCCGCACCCGGTCTTCTACGTCGAGCAGGCCCTCCTCGGTGCTCTCCTGCTCGACCCGCAGCACCTTCGCGACGTGACCGGGATCGGACCCGACGCGTTCTCCACCGCGGCCCATGCAGCCCTGTTCACCGCGATCCGCTCCCTGCCGGCCCCCGACCCGGCCGAACACGCCAAGAACACGAAGTGGCTCGCCGCCGTGCTCACTGCCGCCCGCGAGCAGGCGCGCGGGCTGTCCGCCCCGTACCTGCACCATCTGATCCAGGTCTGCCCCTGGCCCCGGCACGCACCCGCGTATGCGCGGATGGTCGAGGCCGAGCACTCCCGGCGCCGTCTGGCGGGGGCCGCTCAGCGCCTCATGCACACCGCAGAGGACACCACGCTCCCGCAGCGCGTGGCCATGACGCTCGCCGAGGCCGATGCCCTCGCCACCGTGGTGGATGAGATCGCGGCGCGGTTCCCTCCACACGCCGGTTCCCTGCCCCGCACTCCGACTCCTGAGCCGACCGCAGCCCACGACGAGGACGCGGTCGACGAGGAGCGGCTGCTGCTCGCGACAGCGACCGTGCACCCCAGCGACGTCGAGCAGATGCGATGGCTCGTGCCCGGCGACTTCACGCAGCCTTTGCACGCCGGGCTGTGGCAGAGCCTGATCACCCTGACCCGGCGCCATGCGCCCGTCGATCCGGTGACGGTCCTGTGGGAAGCACGGCAACGCGGTCTGCTCGGCCCCGGGGCCGAGCCGCGAGAGCTGCTGGAACTCCTTGCCGGACCGGTCGGCTCCCCGGAGCACTGGGGCGAGCGCGTCCTGCAGCGCTCACTCCTCGCGACAACTCGGCACGTCGGCCGGCGGATCGAGGCGTTCACCAACGACCCGGCCACCACTCCGTACCAACTCGTCGTCGGCAGCCGCCGCGCGCTCGCCGACCTGTCCTCCCTACGCACCCGTTGGCAGCACGCCACCTCCTCACCGACTCCGGCGCAACGGACCGGACGCCCCAAGGCCACGAAGGCCACGGCCGTGCCCCGCGCCGGCCCCCCACGGACCACAGCACCGCCCGCCGCGCGCAGTTCCCGCTGA
- a CDS encoding class III extradiol dioxygenase subunit B-like domain-containing protein: MLVAAAVCPCPPLLVPEVAAGAAFELDDARTACRDALGVLAAARPDLLVVVGPAEADREGPYPAGAAGSFAGFGVGLSVRLGGPSGDTAPAGRELPASLAVGAWLLDRARWSGIPVEGLAVGERLAVDSCALAGKELAARADRVALLVMGDGSACRTVKSPGYLDERAVDFDSAATRALGDADLPALSALDPSLSYALKASGRAPWQVLAGAAEGAGLGGQLLYADAPYGVGYTVAAWS; this comes from the coding sequence ATGCTTGTCGCTGCCGCCGTCTGCCCCTGCCCGCCGCTCCTGGTTCCTGAGGTCGCCGCCGGAGCGGCCTTTGAACTCGACGACGCGCGGACCGCGTGCCGGGACGCCCTGGGCGTCCTCGCCGCGGCCCGGCCCGATCTGCTGGTCGTCGTCGGGCCCGCCGAAGCCGACAGGGAAGGGCCGTACCCCGCCGGGGCGGCCGGTTCCTTCGCAGGGTTCGGTGTCGGCCTCTCCGTGCGGCTCGGAGGTCCGTCCGGCGATACCGCTCCGGCGGGGCGCGAACTGCCCGCGTCCCTGGCCGTCGGAGCGTGGCTGCTGGACCGGGCGCGGTGGTCAGGCATCCCGGTCGAGGGTCTGGCCGTGGGCGAGCGGCTCGCGGTCGACAGCTGCGCCCTCGCGGGAAAGGAGCTGGCGGCGAGGGCCGACCGGGTCGCCCTGCTGGTGATGGGCGACGGAAGCGCCTGCCGCACGGTGAAGTCCCCCGGCTATCTGGACGAGCGCGCCGTGGACTTCGACTCGGCCGCCACCCGCGCACTGGGCGACGCGGACCTTCCCGCGCTGAGCGCGCTCGACCCCTCGCTGTCGTACGCGCTCAAGGCGTCCGGCAGGGCGCCCTGGCAGGTCCTCGCAGGGGCCGCGGAGGGCGCGGGCCTGGGGGGACAGCTGTTGTACGCGGACGCCCCGTACGGCGTCGGCTACACCGTCGCCGCCTGGTCGTGA
- the miaB gene encoding tRNA (N6-isopentenyl adenosine(37)-C2)-methylthiotransferase MiaB — MSSGNRSEAVDVKKSYEVRTYGCQMNVHDSERLSGLMEDAGYVRAPADADGDADVVVFNTCAVRENADNKLYGNLGRLAPMKTKRPGMQIAVGGCLAQKDRDTIVKRAPWVDVVFGTHNIGKLPVLLERARVQEEAQIEIAESLEAFPSTLPTRRESAYAAWVSISVGCNNTCTFCIVPALRGKEKDRRTGDILAEIEALVSEGVSEVTLLGQNVNAYGSDIGDREAFSKLLRACGAIEGLERVRFTSPHPRDFTDDVIAAMAETPNVMPQLHMPMQSGSDTILKAMRRSYRQERFLGIIEKVRAAMPDAAISTDIIVGFPGETEEDFEQTMHAVREARFANAFTFQYSKRPGTPAADMEGQIPKEVVQERYMRLSALQEEISWEENKKQVGRTLEVMVAEGEGRKDGSTDRLSGRAPDNRLVHFTRPAQAVRPGDVVTVDITYAAPHHLLAEGAPLGVRRTRSGDAWEARTAAGAARPAGVMLGLPGIGAPEPLPAVSAPGCGIG; from the coding sequence ATGAGCAGCGGCAACCGGAGCGAAGCAGTGGACGTCAAGAAGAGCTACGAGGTACGCACTTACGGGTGCCAGATGAACGTCCACGACTCGGAACGCCTGTCGGGGCTCATGGAGGACGCCGGATACGTCCGTGCGCCCGCGGACGCCGACGGTGACGCCGATGTCGTCGTCTTCAACACCTGCGCGGTGCGGGAGAACGCCGACAACAAGCTCTACGGCAACCTCGGCCGGCTCGCCCCGATGAAGACCAAGCGCCCCGGGATGCAGATCGCGGTCGGGGGCTGTCTCGCGCAGAAGGACCGCGACACCATCGTCAAGCGGGCCCCCTGGGTGGATGTCGTCTTCGGTACGCACAACATCGGTAAGCTCCCGGTGCTGCTGGAGCGCGCCCGCGTCCAGGAGGAGGCGCAGATCGAGATCGCCGAGTCCCTGGAAGCCTTCCCCTCCACGCTCCCCACCCGCCGTGAGTCCGCCTACGCCGCATGGGTGTCGATCTCCGTCGGCTGCAACAACACGTGCACCTTCTGCATCGTCCCGGCTCTGCGCGGCAAGGAGAAGGACCGCCGTACCGGCGACATCCTCGCCGAGATCGAGGCACTCGTGTCCGAGGGCGTCTCCGAGGTGACCCTGCTCGGACAGAACGTGAACGCGTACGGCTCCGACATCGGCGACCGGGAAGCGTTCTCCAAGCTGCTGCGTGCCTGTGGTGCCATCGAGGGCCTGGAGCGCGTCCGCTTCACCTCGCCGCACCCGCGTGACTTCACCGACGACGTGATCGCCGCGATGGCGGAGACCCCGAACGTGATGCCTCAGCTGCACATGCCGATGCAGTCGGGCTCGGACACCATCCTCAAGGCGATGCGACGCTCGTACCGTCAGGAGCGCTTCCTGGGGATCATCGAGAAGGTGCGTGCCGCGATGCCGGACGCCGCCATCTCGACCGACATCATCGTGGGCTTCCCGGGTGAGACCGAGGAGGACTTCGAACAGACCATGCACGCGGTCCGGGAGGCACGCTTCGCGAACGCCTTCACCTTCCAGTACTCCAAGCGCCCCGGGACACCCGCCGCCGACATGGAGGGCCAGATTCCCAAGGAGGTCGTCCAGGAGCGGTACATGCGCCTGTCGGCCCTCCAGGAGGAGATCTCCTGGGAGGAGAACAAGAAGCAGGTCGGCCGCACCCTGGAAGTCATGGTGGCGGAGGGCGAGGGCCGCAAGGACGGCTCCACGGACCGTCTCTCCGGCCGCGCACCGGACAACCGTCTGGTGCACTTCACCAGGCCCGCGCAGGCGGTGCGCCCCGGTGACGTGGTGACGGTCGACATCACGTACGCGGCCCCGCACCACCTGCTGGCCGAGGGCGCCCCCCTCGGCGTACGCCGGACGCGTTCCGGGGATGCCTGGGAGGCGCGGACCGCCGCCGGGGCGGCCAGGCCCGCCGGAGTGATGCTTGGCCTGCCCGGTATCGGCGCCCCCGAACCACTGCCGGCTGTCTCCGCTCCCGGCTGCGGCATCGGCTGA
- the miaA gene encoding tRNA (adenosine(37)-N6)-dimethylallyltransferase MiaA, whose protein sequence is MRRSAPTPRVITVVGPTAAGKSDLGVFLAQRLGGEVVNADSMQLYLGMDIGTAKLTLPERGDVPHRLLDIWDVTEAASVAEYQRLARKEIDRLLAEGRTPVLVGGSGLYVKGAIDALEFPGTDPEVRARLEQDLERDGSGTLHTRLAAADPEAARVILPSNGRRIVRALEVIEITGKPFTANLPGDEAVYDAVQIGVDVERPELDERIAVRVDRMWEAGLVDEVRALEALGLREGRTASRALGYQQVLAALAGECTEDEARTDTVRATKRFARRQDSWFRRDPRVRWLSGAADRRAELPHLALALIERAVTA, encoded by the coding sequence GTGAGAAGATCAGCTCCCACCCCCCGCGTCATCACCGTTGTAGGCCCCACCGCAGCCGGAAAGTCCGATCTGGGAGTGTTTCTCGCCCAGCGGCTCGGTGGCGAAGTGGTCAACGCGGACTCCATGCAGCTCTACCTCGGGATGGACATCGGTACGGCAAAACTGACGCTCCCCGAGCGCGGTGACGTTCCGCACCGCCTCCTCGACATCTGGGACGTCACCGAGGCGGCCAGTGTCGCCGAGTACCAGCGGCTGGCCCGCAAGGAGATCGACCGGCTGCTGGCCGAAGGCCGTACCCCCGTCCTGGTGGGCGGTTCCGGGCTCTATGTGAAGGGCGCCATCGACGCGCTGGAGTTCCCCGGTACGGACCCCGAGGTGCGCGCGCGGCTGGAACAGGACCTCGAACGGGACGGCTCCGGAACCCTGCACACCCGTCTCGCCGCCGCGGACCCGGAGGCCGCCCGCGTCATCCTGCCGAGCAACGGCCGCCGTATCGTGCGCGCCCTGGAAGTCATCGAGATCACCGGCAAGCCGTTCACCGCGAACCTCCCCGGTGACGAGGCGGTCTACGACGCCGTGCAGATCGGTGTGGACGTGGAGCGCCCCGAGCTCGACGAGCGGATCGCCGTCCGGGTCGACCGGATGTGGGAAGCCGGCCTCGTGGACGAGGTGCGCGCACTGGAGGCCCTGGGGCTGCGCGAGGGGCGTACCGCCTCCCGGGCGCTCGGCTACCAGCAGGTCCTCGCGGCACTCGCGGGGGAGTGCACCGAGGACGAGGCACGCACCGATACCGTGCGTGCCACCAAGCGCTTCGCACGCCGTCAGGACTCCTGGTTCCGCCGCGACCCGCGCGTCCGGTGGCTGAGTGGTGCCGCCGATCGGCGCGCGGAACTCCCGCACCTGGCGCTGGCGTTGATCGAACGAGCGGTTACGGCCTGA